From the genome of Polyodon spathula isolate WHYD16114869_AA chromosome 14, ASM1765450v1, whole genome shotgun sequence, one region includes:
- the si:ch73-389b16.1 gene encoding coiled-coil domain-containing protein 18, with amino-acid sequence MKMEMDDCRNKLSEVEKELLRLRRDSNTKASQLDLLECTLQETRGQLEKKSDLVVDLEEKLHRSEADRRNSLQRTQLLEDQLMKVRGELVDTMGQLQELSDVLQKTQLSAGEKEAVMEMLATELR; translated from the exons ATGAAGATGGAGATGGATGACTGCAGGAACAAGCTGTCGGAGGTGGAGAAGGAGCTCCTGAGGCTGAGAAGAGACAGCAACACCAAAGCCAGCCAGCTCGACCTGCTCGAGTGTACCCTGCAAGAAACACGGGGACAGCTGGAGAAGAAGTCTGATCTCG TGGTAGACCTGGAGGAGAAGCTTCATCGCAGCGAGGCTGACCGGCGCAACTCCCTGCAGAGGACCCAGCTGCTGGAGGACCAGCTGATGAAGGTGCGGGGGGAGCTGGTGGACACCATGGGGCAGCTCCAGGAGCTGAGTGACGTGCTGCAGAAGACACAGCTCTCCGCCGGGGAGAAGGAAGCAGTCATGGAGATGCTTGCCACAGAGCTGAGGTGA
- the LOC121326883 gene encoding metal-response element-binding transcription factor 2-like, whose product MRDATGVGNLSVHKKTHSHRTHKTPVSLAKLPFKDGQKTKKLARKFEEGQDVLARWSDGLFYLGTITKINKHKHSCFVVFEDSSKSWVLWKDIQTGASGGGEMVCTICQEENSEAPNEIVICDKCGQGYHQACHAPNIDSSVIGLDEKWLCRQCVFATTTKRGGALKKGPNAKALQVMKQALPYTLEDLVWDEGHKTNIQQCYCYCGGPGDWYLKMLQCSKCRQWFHEACIQCFQKPMLYGDRFYVFICSVCNSGPEYLTRLPLRWVDIAHLSLYNLSVIHKKKYFDSELELMAYINDNWDRLQLSDLGDTPKCDRYDNILEALNKNKTMFMSGKEIKKKKHLFGLRIRFPPAPQNTDSKTAQEPERASHEIKIKGRKSTKPLPDSSEVTNGVGRKRKYVGHSHETLAKLRRSSELSTQDLDEPPVFENNSLDLLSLKRSDKSAQSSSTSDVESTGAASTTETTSTSISRQSSYFSSSRRTRAGRLWPIARPPLRRGRRRGRRPRRTLQTSNPEIDGEEEPKDDCQFSGLDTDLVSNLDQEVQLNHLKNSITNYFGAAGRMACGEKYRVLARRVTLDGKVQYLVEWEGVTAS is encoded by the exons ATGAG AGACGCTACGGGAGTGGGGAATTTATCTGTCCACAAAAAAACGCATTCCCACAGAACCCATAAGACACCCGTGTCCTTGGCTAAACTGCCATTCAAGGatggacagaaaacaaaaaagcttgCGAGGAAATTTGAAGAAGGCCAGGATGTCCTAGCCCGATGGTCAGATGGCTTGTTTTATCTCGGGACTATCACAAAG ataaacaaacataaacacagcTGCTTTGTTGTCTTTGAAGACAGTTCGAAATCCTGGGTTCTCTGGAAGGACATACAAACTG GAGCAAGTGGTGGTGGGGAGATGGTCTGCACAATATGCCAGGAGGAAAACTCAGAAGCACCAAATGAGATTGTTATCTGTGATAAGTGTGGCCAAG GATATCACCAGGCGTGCCATGCACCAAACATTGATTCCAGCGTGATTGGATTGGATGAGAAGTGGCTTTGTCGCCAGTGTGTTTTTGCAACGACGACCAAG aGAGGCGGCGCTCTTAAGAAAGGACCGAATGCCAAAGCTCTTCAAGTCATGAAGCAGGCGTTGCCATACACGTTGGAGGACCTGGTGTGGGATGAGGGCCATAAAACTAATATCCAGCAATGTTATTGCTATTGTGGGGGACCTGGAGA CTGGTACCTGAAGATGCTGCAGTGCAGTAAATGTAGACAGTGGTTTCATGAGGCCTGCATACAGTGTTTCCAAAAGCCAATGCTTTATGGAGACAG gttctatgtatttatttgttctgtttgcaATTCTGGACCAGAGTACCTCACACGCCTACCCTTACGATG GGTAGATATAGCACACCTGAGCCTTTACAATCTAAGTGTTATTCACAAGAAAAAATACTTTGATTCAGAGCTGGAGCTGATGGCATACATTAATGACAACTGGGACAGACTACAACTTTCTGAT CTTGGAGACACTCCAAAATGTGACAGATACGATAATATTCTAGAagcactaaataaaaacaaaaccat GTTTATGTCTgggaaagaaataaagaaaaagaaacatttgtttgGGCTGAGAATTCGTTTTCCTCCTGCTCCTCAGAATACAGACTCGAAAACAGCACAAGAGCCAGAGAGAGCCTCCCATGAAATCAAAATCAAGGGCAGAAAGTCTACAAAGCCTCTACCAGACAGCAG tgAAGTAACAAATGGAGTaggaagaaaaagaaagtatGTAGGTCATTCACATGAAACGCTTGCAAAACTGAGACGGTCCTCAGAGCTCTCAACCCAG gATCTGGACGAACCACCGGTCTTTGAAAACAATTCCTTGGATCTGCTTTCTTTAAAaag GAGTGATAAATCTGCACAGTCCTCGAGTACCTCGGATGTGGAATCGACTGGTGCTGCAAGCACCACTGAAACTACCTCAACAAGCATTTCAAGACAGTCAAG ttattttagcTCCAGCAGGAGAACCCGTGCAGGCAGACTGTGGCCCATCGCTCGCCCCCCTCTGAGAAGAGGGAGGAGGCGAGGACGGCGACCTCGAAGGACACTCCAGACTTCAAACCCAGAGATCGATGGAGAAGAAGAACCCAAGGACGACTGTCAGTTCTCAGGATTAGACACCGACCTTGTTAGCAATTTAGATCAGGAGGTGCAGCTAAATCACCTGAAGAATTCCATCACTAATTATTTTGGTGCTGCTGGAAGAATGGCTTGTGGGGAAAAATACCGTGTTTTGGCTCGTCGTGTAACTCTCGATGGGAAAGTGCAGTATCTTGTGGAATGGGAGGGAGTTACTGCATCGTGA